GACCAAAGCTCCTTTTGGGCTCCTAGGCGTTTCTTGAGGTTTGCTAAAACTGATTTGTTGGCAGCCTCCGCCTGTCCGTTCCCTTGAGGTCGCCGAGGTGATGAGAAGGTGAGGCGGATGTTCCATTTATCGCAGAAACTTTTGAAGTCGTGGGATATGAACTGTCCTCCAttgtcggttacgatttcgtatggGACGCCATGCCTGCATACGATGTTTTTCCAAACAAATCCTTCGACCTCGAATCTGTTTATTTGTTGGAAAGCTTCAGCTTCAATCCATTTCGTGAAGTAGTCGGTTAGGACCAGGAGGTTTAGTAACTTCTTTCCTTTCCCTGAAGGTACTAATGGACCTATAATGTCCATAGACCACCTCATGAATGGGTAGGGAGCTGATATGTTAGACAGCTTTTCCGCTGGTTGGTGTATGATCggtgcatgcctttggcatttgtcGCACGATGAGGAGTAGACCTCACAATCTGCGATAATGGTAGGCCAGAAGTAGCCTTGTCTTTTTATTCGGATGGCTAAGGCTCTGCCTCCGGAATGGTTTCCACAGGAACCGTCGTGCATTTCCTTCATGAGTTTCATAGCTACTAGGCCGTGAACGCATTTTAGGTAAGGTCCGGAGACACTTCGTTTGTGGAGGGCTGACTCGATTATACAGTATCTTGCTGCTAAAGCTTTGAGTTTTCGAGCCTCCCACTTGTTGGGTGGAATTTTTCCCTCTAGGATGTAATCCATGATCGGTATTCTCCAGTCTTCTCTCCCtacaactttgttgtgaagagaGGAGGGAGATTCCTGTTCGGGACCTGGTGCCGTGGTGCCCCCGGAGATATTCGTTGGAGTAGGTTCTGGGTTCTGAGGAATATCTCCAATTTCCTCGTTATCCCCTGTGGTTTGTGTAGCGTTCCTAGATGCGTTTTTAAGAGCGGTGCGGCTTCTTGTTTGGACTTTATAGACAAGTGGCTCCGAGGTCTGGATGGTGCCCCCGGAGGTACTCGTAGAGTTAGGCTCTAGGGAGTCTGAACTTCGGTGAGTACCTTCACTTTTGTCGTTGTTTTCCGGGTTCTGGGTTGCTTTCCTGGAGGTGTGCTTTCTAAAGCTGCGTGTTCTAGTTTTCGGGAACCAGAATGTCGTGAAAACTTGGGTAGCTACCGTCGGGAGGCTGTTatcctctattttttcctttggTTTGCTATCCATCTCAGCCTTGGTAGCTATGTCGATACTTGGCTTCTCGATTCCTTCCACGGGTATAATTCGTTTTACGAGAGGGTCGGATGTGGAAGCTAATGCGGCGAGCGCGTCTGCTGAGGAGTTCTCCCCTCGTGGGATCCTCGTTAGCTCGAACTTGTCAAACTGCTTTGTGAGGTTTAGGACGACCTCGAGGTATGCCCCCATTCTTTCGTCCCTTGTTTCGTATTCCCCGTGAAACTGGCTAGCTACCAGCTGCGAGTCGCTGTAGGCGTTTAGCTCCCGAATTCCGAGGCTCAGGGCGAGCTTTAATCCAGCGATTAGTGCTTCGTACTCGGCCTCGTTGTTGGAAGCGTTAAATCCAAGTCTATAGGATTGTTCGATGGTTTCTCCGGCTGAGGAGGTTAGTCTTAAACCGACACCGGAGCCTTGCCTTGACGAGGCTCCGTCCACGTATAGGCTCCATTTCGGAACCTCTGTTTCCTGGTCTAGATGTTCGGATGCTAGCTCAATAACGAAATCGGCGAGGACCTGAGCTTTTGCTGCTGCTCGGGGTCTGTACTCGATGTCGTACTCGCTGAGCTCTATAGCCCATTTGGCTAATCGTCCGGATTGGCTAgggctatgcagaatcgtcCGTAATGGTTGTGAGGTCATTACGATGATCGAGTGCGATTGGAAATAAGGTCGCAGCTTCCTGGCAGCTGTCACGACTGCTAGGGCTAGTTTTTCCATGGTGGGATATCTCGTCTCGGCGTCTATTAAGCTTTTGCTAGTATAATAGACAGGTCTCTGTTCGTtttgttcctctcgtactagcaCTCCGCTGACTGCAGCTGCCGACACGGCGAGGTACAGGTACAGTGGTTCTCCTACTACAGGTTTGGATAGTATCGGAGGTTCCGAGAGGTAAGCCTTCAGCTGTTTGAAGGCTTCTTCGCACTTTTCATCCCATAAGaacttcttattatttttcagaAGTTTATAGAATGGAAGGCATTTATCGGTGGACCTGGAGATGAATCGATTTAGTGCTGCGATCCGTCCGGTCAATCTTTGTACCTCTCTGGTCGTTTTAGGTGATGGCATTTCCAGGAATGTCGCTATTTGTTTCGGGTTGGCTTCGATGCCTCTTTCGGTTACGAGGTAACCTAGGAATTCGCCGGAAGGTACTCCGAAGGTACACTTAGCTGGGTTTAGCTTCATGTCGTATTTGTTGAGGATTTCGAAACATTCTCTTAGATGGGAGATGTGGTCCTCCCCCTTTGAGGATTTGActaacatgtcgtcgatgtagacttccatggtttttccgagttgtccagcgaacattttatttactaacCTTTGATAGGTAGCTCCCGCGTTTTTCAAACCAAACGGCATGACCTTGTAACAATAGGTTCCTCGTTCAGTTATGAATGCGGTTTTCTCTTGATCCTCAGGAtccatcataatctggttatatCCTGAAAAGGCATCCATAAAGGACAAGAGCTGGTGTCCAGCCGTTGCTTCGAC
The window above is part of the Brassica napus cultivar Da-Ae chromosome C8, Da-Ae, whole genome shotgun sequence genome. Proteins encoded here:
- the LOC125591981 gene encoding uncharacterized protein LOC125591981; the encoded protein is MQRNIRGPPKNLTEKVSIDDSNPEKQVSIGSELPLETKKELVEFLKQNIKTFAWTTSDMKGIDANVTTHKLNVDPTFKPIKQKRRKLGLEKAQAVNDEVDRLTKAGSIREVQYPDWLANPVVVKKKNGKWRICVDFTDLNKACPKDSFPLPHIDRLVEATAGHQLLSFMDAFSGYNQIMMDPEDQEKTAFITERGTYCYKVMPFGLKNAGATYQRLVNKMFAGQLGKTMEVYIDDMLVKSSKGEDHISHLRECFEILNKYDMKLNPAKCTFGVPSGEFLGYLVTERGIEANPKQIATFLEMPSPKTTREVQRLTGRIAALNRFISRSTDKCLPFYKLLKNNKKFLWDEKCEEAFKQLKAYLSEPPILSKPVVGEPLYLYLAVSAAAVSGVLVREEQNEQRPVYYTSKSLIDAETRYPTMEKLALAVVTAARKLRPYFQSHSIIVMTSQPLRTILHSPSQSGRLAKWAIELSEYDIEYRPRAAAKAQVLADFVIELASEHLDQETEVPKWSLYVDGASSRQGSGVGLRLTSSAGETIEQSYRLGFNASNNEAEYEALIAGLKLALSLGIRELNAYSDSQLVASQFHGEYETRDERMGAYLEVVLNLTKQFDKFELTRIPRGENSSADALAALASTSDPLVKRIIPVEGIEKPSIDIATKAEMDSKPKEKIEDNSLPTVATQVFTTFWFPKTRTRSFRKHTSRKATQNPENNDKSEGTHRSSDSLEPNSTSTSGGTIQTSEPLVYKVQTRSRTALKNASRNATQTTGDNEEIGDIPQNPEPTPTNISGGTTAPGPEQESPSSLHNKVVGREDWRIPIMDYILEGKIPPNKWEARKLKALAARYCIIESALHKRSVSGPYLKCVHGLVAMKLMKEMHDGSCGNHSGGRALAIRIKRQGYFWPTIIADCEVYSSSCDKCQRHAPIIHQPAEKLSNISAPYPFMRWSMDIIGPLVPSGKGKKLLNLLVLTDYFTKWIEAEAFQQINRFEVEGFVWKNIVCRHGVPYEIVTDNGGQFISHDFKSFCDKWNIRLTFSSPRRPQGNGQAEAANKSVLANLKKRLGAQKELWSEKLPEVLWACRTTPRKATEETPFSLAYGMEAVVPAETTAGSLRRELCTSNPAANNQLLMDSLDLIEERRDQALLRIQNYQQAMARHYNSKVRPRQFAVGDLVLRKVFEGTKEPGAGKLGTNWEGPYRIIHIVRPGVYKLQKVRTGVPEIRSWNATNLKRYYH